A genomic window from Methylorubrum extorquens includes:
- a CDS encoding sulfatase family protein has protein sequence MANMTRRRVLRSAAAGTAAVVTAGREARAAQQPNIVFIMADDLGYADVACYGRPDLATPHIDRIATRGIRFTQGYANSPVCSATRTALITGRYQYRLPVGLQEPVTTRFTGGIPSDHPTLPGLLRRAGYRTALVGKWHLGSVQEYGPLQRGYDTFWGFRGGTIDYFSHRGTDDKPDLWDGDVPVEQSGYVTHLLGQRAVETVTALARGGRPFFLSLHFNAPHWPWETPDDAAESRRIAGSNLRHFDGGTQETYRRIVAEMDTQIGRVLDALDAAGVAQDTVVVFTSDNGGERFSDTWPFTGRKTELLEGGLRIPALLSWPRRLPQGAISTQATITMDWLPTLLAAAGAAPDPAYPSDGIDLLPILTGQAPERPRHFHWRYRANAQAALRDGDLKYLKIRDNTFLFDVAADPMERANLKSRRPEDFSRLQAAWQAWNETMLPEKPDTFSETYDGSQLADHFGVKTPTRTPPPPATAGETPR, from the coding sequence ATGGCGAACATGACGCGCAGGCGGGTGCTGCGGAGTGCCGCGGCCGGCACGGCAGCGGTGGTGACGGCGGGGCGTGAGGCGCGGGCGGCGCAGCAGCCCAACATCGTCTTCATCATGGCGGACGACCTCGGCTACGCCGATGTCGCGTGCTACGGCCGACCGGATCTCGCGACCCCGCATATCGACCGGATCGCGACACGGGGCATCCGCTTCACGCAGGGCTACGCCAACTCGCCGGTCTGCTCGGCCACGCGCACGGCCTTGATCACCGGGCGCTACCAGTACCGCCTGCCGGTCGGCCTTCAGGAGCCGGTGACGACCCGTTTTACCGGCGGCATCCCGTCGGATCACCCGACCCTGCCCGGTCTCCTGCGCCGAGCCGGCTACCGCACGGCCTTGGTCGGCAAGTGGCACCTCGGCAGCGTGCAGGAATACGGGCCGCTCCAGCGGGGCTACGACACCTTCTGGGGCTTTCGCGGCGGTACCATCGATTATTTCAGCCACCGCGGTACCGACGACAAGCCGGACCTGTGGGACGGCGACGTGCCGGTCGAGCAGTCCGGCTACGTCACGCATCTCCTCGGCCAGCGCGCGGTCGAGACCGTCACGGCCCTCGCCCGCGGCGGGCGCCCGTTCTTCCTCAGCCTGCACTTCAACGCGCCGCACTGGCCCTGGGAGACGCCGGACGACGCGGCGGAGTCGCGCCGCATCGCGGGCAGCAACCTGCGTCACTTCGACGGAGGCACCCAGGAGACCTACCGGCGCATCGTCGCCGAGATGGACACCCAGATCGGCCGCGTGCTCGACGCCCTCGACGCCGCGGGCGTGGCGCAGGACACGGTCGTGGTGTTCACGAGCGACAACGGCGGCGAGCGCTTCTCCGACACATGGCCGTTCACGGGGCGCAAGACCGAGCTGCTGGAGGGCGGCCTGCGGATTCCGGCGCTGCTCTCCTGGCCGCGCCGCCTGCCCCAGGGCGCCATCTCGACCCAGGCGACGATCACCATGGACTGGCTGCCGACGCTCCTCGCCGCAGCCGGTGCCGCACCCGATCCGGCCTACCCTTCCGACGGAATCGATCTCCTGCCGATCCTGACCGGGCAGGCGCCCGAGCGTCCCCGCCACTTTCATTGGCGCTACCGGGCCAACGCGCAGGCCGCCCTGCGGGATGGCGACCTTAAGTACCTCAAGATTCGCGACAACACCTTCCTGTTCGACGTCGCCGCCGATCCCATGGAGCGGGCGAACCTGAAGAGCCGCCGGCCGGAGGATTTCTCCCGCCTCCAAGCCGCTTGGCAGGCCTGGAACGAGACCATGTTGCCGGAGAAGCCGGACACCTTCTCCGAGACCTATGACGGGAGCCAGCTCGCCGATCATTTCGGCGTGAAGACGCCGACGCGCACCCCACCCCCGCCGGCCACCGCCGGGGAGACGCCGCGCTGA
- a CDS encoding pyridoxal phosphate-dependent aminotransferase: MSPDPALSRRAQAVAPFLAMDVMAAAGARERRGEGVVHMEVGQPSAPAPRAVIAAAQAALADGRIPYTEALGLPALRARIARHYAETYGVSLSPERVVVTTGSSAGFVLAFLALFDAGARIGVPRPGYPAYDGILRALDLIPQPLTLRAEDRYAPTPALVRAVHAAHPLAGLLVMSPANPSGTVIAPARLAELCATARALSLPFISDEIYHGLSYGVPTATALQFDANALVINSFSKFYCMTGWRIGWMVVPEALVRGIERLAQNLYISAPYLSQIAALAAFDTLDEIVAIREGYAQNRAVLLDALPGLGFTDIHPVDGAFYLYADIARHTDDASAFCRRMLEEAGVAATPGLDFDPEQGSHHIRFSFAGSNADCAEAVARLKGWLG; the protein is encoded by the coding sequence GTGAGCCCCGATCCCGCCCTCTCGCGCCGCGCCCAGGCCGTCGCGCCCTTCCTGGCGATGGACGTGATGGCCGCCGCCGGCGCGCGCGAGCGGCGCGGCGAGGGCGTCGTCCACATGGAGGTCGGCCAGCCCTCGGCCCCGGCGCCGCGGGCGGTGATCGCGGCGGCGCAGGCCGCGCTCGCCGACGGGCGCATCCCCTACACCGAAGCGCTCGGGCTTCCCGCTTTGCGCGCGCGCATCGCCCGGCACTACGCCGAGACCTACGGCGTCAGCCTCTCGCCGGAGCGGGTGGTGGTGACGACGGGCTCCTCGGCGGGCTTCGTGCTGGCCTTCCTCGCCCTGTTCGATGCGGGCGCCCGCATCGGCGTGCCCCGCCCCGGCTACCCGGCCTATGACGGCATCCTGCGCGCCCTCGACCTGATCCCGCAGCCGCTGACCCTGCGCGCGGAAGACCGTTATGCCCCGACCCCCGCGCTGGTGCGCGCGGTCCATGCGGCGCATCCCCTCGCCGGCCTGCTGGTGATGAGCCCGGCCAACCCGTCCGGCACGGTGATCGCGCCCGCCCGCCTCGCCGAACTCTGCGCCACGGCGCGGGCGCTCTCGCTGCCCTTCATCTCCGACGAGATCTATCACGGCCTCAGCTACGGCGTGCCCACGGCGACCGCGCTGCAGTTCGACGCGAACGCCCTCGTCATCAACTCCTTCTCGAAATTCTACTGCATGACCGGCTGGCGGATCGGCTGGATGGTGGTGCCCGAGGCGTTGGTCCGCGGAATCGAGCGGCTGGCGCAGAACCTCTACATCTCGGCGCCCTATCTCTCGCAGATCGCAGCCCTCGCCGCCTTCGACACCCTCGACGAGATCGTGGCGATCCGCGAGGGCTATGCGCAGAACCGCGCCGTGCTCCTCGACGCGCTGCCGGGGCTCGGCTTCACCGACATCCACCCGGTAGACGGGGCCTTCTACCTCTACGCGGACATCGCCCGGCACACCGACGACGCGAGTGCCTTCTGCCGACGGATGCTAGAGGAGGCGGGTGTCGCCGCAACGCCCGGCCTCGACTTCGACCCGGAACAGGGCAGCCACCACATCCGCTTCTCGTTTGCCGGCTCGAACGCGGACTGCGCCGAGGCGGTGGCGCGGCTGAAGGGATGGCTCGGATAA
- a CDS encoding HD-GYP domain-containing protein codes for MIVVLSDRPDRSQPLVEAVRAVAECRVVGTDETWDRIGFVRGVIADITLTRPEAKRCLRLLANRPARTRTPLICLTRGNGQSAFTEARNLGATLCLSALAEPRMVVGSLVREVWPEKSVADLVVTREAERAGTLMTRLFESAQTGPIDLSSVERGIAPVLDAIHEGGLSRWLDEVWAHDDVTFQHCLLVSGVVAAFAQNLGLSAADKQLMTRAALVHDVGKSRIPLVILNKPGRLDDDERAVMQTHAPVGHEILTASGGCDAVTLAVTRHHHEMLDGSGYPDKLCADAIGDPVRLLTICDIYAALIERRPYKAPMSSRDALSILSGMQGKLEGGLVQAFGRAVQTVP; via the coding sequence TTGATCGTCGTGCTGAGCGACCGCCCGGATCGTAGCCAACCCCTGGTCGAGGCCGTGCGCGCGGTCGCCGAGTGCCGGGTCGTCGGCACCGACGAGACGTGGGACCGGATTGGGTTCGTCCGCGGCGTGATCGCCGACATCACCCTGACCCGTCCCGAAGCCAAGCGCTGCCTGCGCCTGCTGGCGAACCGCCCCGCGCGCACCCGCACACCCCTCATCTGCCTGACGCGCGGCAACGGGCAATCCGCCTTCACCGAGGCGCGCAACCTCGGCGCCACCCTGTGCCTGTCGGCGCTGGCCGAGCCGCGCATGGTGGTGGGCTCCCTGGTGCGCGAGGTCTGGCCCGAGAAGTCGGTGGCCGACCTCGTGGTGACCCGCGAAGCCGAGCGGGCGGGCACGCTGATGACGCGCCTGTTCGAATCGGCGCAGACCGGCCCGATCGACCTGTCAAGCGTGGAGCGGGGCATCGCACCGGTGCTCGACGCGATCCACGAGGGCGGCCTGTCGCGCTGGCTCGACGAGGTGTGGGCGCATGACGACGTGACCTTCCAGCACTGCCTGCTGGTCTCCGGCGTCGTCGCCGCCTTCGCCCAGAACCTCGGCCTCTCCGCCGCGGACAAGCAACTCATGACCCGCGCCGCGCTGGTGCACGACGTGGGCAAGTCGCGCATCCCGCTCGTCATCCTCAACAAACCCGGCCGGCTCGACGACGACGAGCGTGCCGTGATGCAGACCCACGCGCCGGTCGGCCACGAGATCCTGACGGCGTCCGGCGGCTGCGACGCGGTCACGCTCGCGGTGACGCGCCACCATCACGAGATGCTCGACGGCTCGGGCTACCCGGACAAGCTCTGCGCCGACGCGATCGGCGACCCCGTGCGGCTGCTGACGATCTGCGACATCTATGCCGCCCTGATCGAGCGGCGCCCCTACAAGGCGCCGATGTCGAGCCGCGACGCGCTCTCGATCCTGTCGGGCATGCAGGGCAAGCTGGAGGGTGGGCTGGTGCAGGCCTTCGGCCGCGCGGTGCAGACGGTGCCCTGA
- a CDS encoding DsbA family protein, with product MKLFRSVSVFALAGGLALGAGAGARAEDAAPFTDAQRKAIEGIVKDYLVKNPDVLQEAIAEGERRAQETQKLAQAAALKESREALTNSPHGIVAGNPNGDVTVVEFFDYNCGYCRKAFTDVQALIKSDPKLRVVLKDFPVLGAESLEASRIALAAKMQIKPEKMFDFHAKLLETKGRINGERAIAVAREFGADVERLKKDAQGPEVKAALTENVGLGDKLSLSGTPAFVIGDEILPGAVGVEPMRKTISDIRQCGHASC from the coding sequence ATGAAGCTCTTCCGCTCCGTTTCCGTCTTCGCCCTCGCCGGCGGCCTTGCGCTCGGTGCGGGTGCGGGCGCCCGCGCGGAGGACGCCGCCCCCTTCACCGACGCCCAGCGCAAGGCGATCGAGGGGATCGTCAAGGACTACCTCGTCAAGAACCCCGACGTCCTGCAGGAGGCGATCGCCGAGGGCGAGCGCCGCGCCCAGGAGACGCAGAAGCTCGCCCAGGCCGCCGCGCTGAAGGAGTCGCGCGAGGCGCTGACGAACTCGCCCCACGGCATCGTCGCCGGCAACCCGAACGGCGACGTCACCGTGGTCGAGTTCTTCGACTACAATTGCGGCTATTGCCGCAAGGCCTTCACCGACGTGCAGGCCCTGATCAAGTCCGATCCGAAGCTGCGCGTGGTGCTCAAGGACTTCCCCGTGCTCGGCGCCGAGTCGCTGGAGGCGAGCCGGATCGCGCTCGCGGCCAAGATGCAGATCAAGCCGGAAAAGATGTTCGACTTCCACGCCAAGCTGCTTGAGACCAAGGGTCGCATCAACGGCGAGCGGGCGATCGCGGTGGCGCGTGAGTTCGGTGCCGACGTGGAGCGCCTGAAGAAGGATGCGCAGGGGCCGGAGGTGAAGGCCGCGCTCACCGAGAATGTCGGCCTCGGCGACAAGCTCAGCCTGTCGGGCACGCCCGCCTTCGTCATCGGCGACGAGATCCTGCCCGGCGCGGTCGGCGTCGAGCCGATGCGCAAGACCATCAGCGACATCCGCCAGTGCGGCCACGCGAGCTGCTGA
- a CDS encoding mechanosensitive ion channel family protein: MAEVHAFFDQMIGWIVQWPWWVASPILLAGCCALVLPLHGAAYRFAQRAVSGKSLFWRSLVSRTRGPSRLALLVISLALAVSTAPLTWQIRLVLNQVLLVAFVTLAGWTCATAIHIATVIYLRRFKLDAEDNLLARKHFTQMRILERAALTLVALVTVAIALMTFEPVRQYGVSLLASAGAAGLILGLAMQPVLSNLVAGIQIAITQPIRIEDAVIVENEWGWVEEINATYVVVRLWDWRRLVLPLTYFIQKPFQNWTRDGASLIGSVFLYVDHRAPIEAMRKELRRIAGASRLWDGNVVNLQVSDARESGIELRMLVSARNAPQTWDLRCEVREKMIGFLQKEYPGALPRQRAEWVNPDPPPAGGQAAPQAGNEPGIRGERPLRSDPRAAAA, from the coding sequence ATGGCGGAAGTTCACGCATTCTTCGATCAGATGATCGGCTGGATCGTCCAATGGCCCTGGTGGGTGGCGAGCCCGATCCTGCTGGCCGGCTGCTGCGCGCTGGTGCTGCCCCTGCACGGGGCGGCCTACCGCTTTGCGCAGAGGGCGGTGAGCGGAAAGAGCCTGTTCTGGCGCTCGCTGGTGTCACGCACCCGAGGGCCGAGCCGGCTCGCGCTGCTGGTCATCAGCTTGGCACTAGCGGTCTCCACCGCGCCGCTGACGTGGCAGATCCGGCTCGTCCTCAATCAGGTGCTGCTCGTCGCCTTCGTGACGCTCGCGGGTTGGACCTGCGCCACGGCGATCCACATCGCCACCGTGATCTACCTGCGCCGGTTCAAGCTCGATGCGGAAGACAACCTGCTCGCCCGCAAGCATTTCACGCAGATGCGTATCTTGGAGCGGGCGGCGCTGACCTTGGTCGCCCTCGTGACCGTCGCCATCGCGCTGATGACCTTCGAGCCGGTGCGGCAATACGGGGTGAGCCTGCTCGCCTCGGCGGGCGCGGCCGGGTTGATCCTCGGGCTGGCGATGCAGCCGGTGCTTTCCAACCTCGTGGCGGGCATCCAGATCGCCATCACCCAGCCGATCCGGATCGAGGACGCGGTCATCGTCGAGAACGAGTGGGGCTGGGTCGAGGAGATCAACGCGACCTACGTCGTCGTGCGGCTATGGGACTGGCGCCGTCTCGTCCTGCCGCTGACCTACTTCATCCAGAAGCCGTTCCAGAACTGGACCCGCGACGGCGCCTCGCTGATCGGCTCGGTGTTCCTCTACGTCGATCACAGGGCGCCGATCGAGGCGATGCGCAAGGAACTGCGGCGGATCGCCGGGGCATCCCGGCTCTGGGACGGCAACGTGGTCAACCTGCAGGTCTCGGACGCGCGGGAGAGCGGGATCGAGCTGCGGATGCTGGTGAGCGCCCGCAACGCGCCCCAGACCTGGGATCTGCGCTGCGAGGTGCGCGAGAAGATGATCGGCTTCCTGCAGAAAGAGTATCCTGGCGCCCTGCCGCGCCAGCGTGCGGAATGGGTGAACCCCGATCCGCCCCCTGCCGGCGGCCAAGCCGCGCCGCAAGCCGGCAACGAGCCCGGCATCCGCGGCGAGCGCCCGCTCCGGAGCGATCCCCGCGCCGCGGCGGCCTGA
- a CDS encoding glycosyltransferase family 2 protein: MRRLLSIIVKSEDIRLLASSAVFNSFSLIKNLPHDGRLKAARSYLRSERQSKIGTDGVFDLEFYKARFPAHARRPANYLLHYIKRGWRIGLCPHIMFDIGYYIHEAEKKGFCIDVEPFEHYCKDGWRDNISPSMYFDNDWYVGTYMKHTDRGGSPLEHFLQIGSENGYSTSPFFSMHRIGSALGVNSGQTLPILKNYMSSNEKWSAIDTHPLFDTKFYNARYPDVAQNNVSPLAHFTAYGLGERRVTMPLNDSPAGHANEIDRLQFKFVNYSDYFGTKEIFNRYIYLDKLIYRIGEDRGKDARRPLAIIAMYNDADCIEAVLRAAVREGLSLWLIDNWSTDATYEIISELASASDLTPYIDGIERFPSAGPSDQYDWHGILSRKQVIASQFPGRWILHQDSDEITTSLVGNSTCASTLQAIASLGYNAVNMRMFDFRPIDRSEPGPDIEAHFDYFEFSDKPGYASQLKAWIQPDTVVDLASSAGHCVQFGGIKAYPLRLPRKHYALRSVSHARRKITLERLPRFEKERMEKGWHVHYEADFDDSKFVWDRERLQLYTSVGHASVWFPKMFNDDFVAWS; encoded by the coding sequence ATGAGAAGACTGTTGTCCATCATTGTAAAAAGTGAAGATATCCGACTGCTGGCAAGCAGTGCAGTCTTCAATTCATTTAGCTTGATAAAGAACTTGCCTCACGATGGCAGGCTAAAAGCTGCACGTTCATACCTGCGGTCTGAGCGGCAATCAAAAATCGGCACTGATGGCGTATTCGACCTCGAATTTTACAAAGCACGATTTCCAGCGCACGCCCGACGCCCAGCCAACTATCTCCTGCATTACATCAAGAGAGGGTGGAGGATCGGACTGTGTCCTCATATCATGTTCGATATCGGATACTATATTCATGAGGCGGAAAAGAAGGGATTTTGCATCGATGTCGAGCCATTCGAGCATTATTGCAAAGATGGTTGGAGGGATAATATCTCTCCATCGATGTATTTTGATAACGATTGGTATGTCGGCACATACATGAAGCACACCGATCGAGGGGGCTCTCCTCTCGAGCACTTTTTACAGATTGGCTCGGAGAACGGGTATAGTACGTCGCCCTTTTTCTCGATGCACCGGATCGGCAGCGCGCTTGGCGTAAATTCCGGGCAAACCCTGCCTATTCTCAAAAATTACATGTCTTCGAACGAAAAATGGAGTGCTATCGATACCCACCCCCTTTTCGACACCAAATTCTACAACGCCCGATATCCCGACGTCGCTCAAAACAACGTCAGCCCGCTGGCGCATTTCACCGCCTACGGTCTCGGCGAGCGCCGCGTGACAATGCCCTTGAACGATTCGCCTGCCGGCCACGCGAACGAGATCGATCGATTGCAGTTCAAGTTCGTAAATTATTCCGACTATTTCGGAACAAAGGAGATTTTTAACCGCTACATCTACCTCGATAAGCTGATCTACCGCATCGGCGAAGACAGAGGAAAGGACGCGCGTCGCCCACTTGCCATTATTGCTATGTACAACGATGCTGACTGTATCGAGGCCGTGCTTCGTGCCGCTGTGAGAGAAGGTCTCTCGCTATGGCTGATTGATAACTGGTCGACTGACGCGACCTACGAGATCATCAGTGAGTTGGCTTCAGCATCCGATCTGACGCCCTATATCGACGGAATCGAGAGATTCCCATCCGCCGGGCCGAGCGATCAGTACGACTGGCACGGCATCCTCAGCCGGAAGCAGGTAATCGCCAGCCAATTTCCTGGCCGATGGATCCTTCATCAGGACAGCGACGAGATAACCACCTCGCTTGTCGGCAATTCCACCTGCGCATCGACGCTGCAGGCGATAGCCTCGCTCGGGTATAATGCTGTCAACATGCGCATGTTCGACTTCAGGCCGATCGACCGATCGGAGCCCGGTCCTGATATCGAAGCGCATTTCGACTATTTCGAGTTCAGTGACAAGCCTGGATATGCGAGCCAACTAAAGGCTTGGATTCAGCCCGATACAGTTGTGGATCTCGCCAGTTCAGCCGGACATTGTGTGCAGTTCGGCGGTATCAAAGCTTATCCCCTGCGCCTCCCGCGCAAGCATTATGCACTTCGCTCCGTGAGCCACGCTCGACGTAAGATTACGCTGGAAAGGCTCCCCCGATTCGAGAAAGAGCGAATGGAAAAAGGGTGGCACGTACACTACGAAGCTGATTTCGACGACAGTAAATTCGTCTGGGATCGCGAGCGTCTCCAATTGTACACATCGGTCGGTCACGCCAGTGTCTGGTTTCCAAAAATGTTCAACGATGATTTCGTTGCCTGGAGCTAG
- a CDS encoding glycosyltransferase family protein: protein MAINQNYERRVLVVGHRPYFELHMPETHGKTLIHKLEFYHGVENRAFNVIEAFKPDALLAFRPELVPLSVLLSFSGEKIGFSSEIFPQKIGDRIVGAEVHRRKFDFFDNSAIRRFDQLYHYDISSKEFFDSVGMKFADFPPYPLNPILFERKSCHKDIDVLFIGRVSPRRYEMLEPLKRRKFRLVSIDHGLFGEELVNLLRRSKVVLNIHAEDHVSFEPRTLIGAAVGAVVVSEPIPIPPWMTACPFIFTNDLGSNLMSRLDLALENYDEQLRRAEAFRRELETLCSANQFIDRCLSRAK, encoded by the coding sequence ATGGCGATCAACCAGAACTACGAGCGCAGGGTCCTCGTTGTGGGGCACCGACCCTACTTTGAACTTCACATGCCGGAGACGCATGGAAAGACGCTGATCCATAAGCTCGAATTTTATCATGGTGTTGAGAATCGCGCATTCAACGTAATCGAGGCTTTCAAGCCGGACGCGCTGCTTGCGTTTCGGCCCGAGCTCGTGCCGCTATCCGTGCTGCTCTCGTTTTCCGGCGAGAAAATCGGCTTCTCAAGCGAAATCTTCCCGCAAAAAATCGGGGATCGCATCGTCGGAGCAGAGGTTCATAGAAGGAAATTCGATTTTTTCGACAATAGCGCGATCCGGCGGTTCGATCAGCTCTATCATTATGACATCTCTTCAAAAGAATTTTTCGATAGTGTCGGAATGAAATTTGCAGATTTTCCTCCTTATCCTCTGAATCCAATACTTTTCGAACGAAAAAGTTGCCATAAAGATATCGATGTACTTTTCATAGGGCGTGTCTCGCCGCGTAGGTACGAAATGCTCGAACCGTTAAAGCGGCGAAAATTTAGATTGGTCAGCATCGATCACGGGTTGTTCGGTGAAGAACTTGTCAATTTGCTTCGTAGGTCCAAGGTCGTTTTGAACATCCATGCGGAGGATCATGTGTCATTCGAGCCTCGGACCTTGATCGGTGCCGCGGTCGGGGCAGTGGTCGTGTCGGAGCCTATCCCGATCCCGCCCTGGATGACGGCCTGCCCCTTCATCTTCACCAACGACCTAGGCAGCAATCTCATGTCTCGCCTCGACTTGGCTTTGGAGAACTATGACGAGCAGCTGCGGCGCGCTGAAGCATTCCGGCGCGAGCTGGAAACATTGTGCTCCGCAAACCAGTTCATCGATAGGTGCTTGTCGCGGGCAAAATGA
- a CDS encoding SGNH/GDSL hydrolase family protein yields the protein MAGRSIRLKEYGANLDFEAIPSADYVEARGHAIDDRPCRVRTDENGFILSGHSLTGKTIIGLGDSVLECLFVKEDDRFCAQLQKRIRQETSQSINVLNGGYSGSTTLHVLNAFINKVVPLKPDAVFLMTGIMDLEAMFKVDSFWSKDAYLRSIMDNGDAPGFWDQNFREEMDENSRSTLNRLLIDAARAFAIPLVFVSTPHQTVFQGAYVQGHYTSKDAYSVRVRNRRSANRQIEDLCCQLGAHYIDIQSFADGLDGMFYDDIHLTGLGAGRAAEALVERGFAQALRDQGVI from the coding sequence GTGGCCGGAAGATCAATCCGACTGAAGGAATATGGTGCCAACCTTGATTTCGAGGCGATCCCCTCCGCAGATTACGTTGAGGCCCGTGGTCATGCCATCGATGACCGCCCGTGCCGCGTTCGTACCGATGAGAACGGGTTCATTCTGTCCGGCCATTCCTTAACAGGTAAGACGATCATCGGATTGGGGGACAGCGTGCTGGAATGCCTGTTCGTCAAAGAAGATGACCGCTTCTGTGCGCAGCTCCAGAAACGGATACGTCAGGAGACGAGTCAGAGCATCAATGTACTGAATGGCGGCTACAGCGGGAGTACGACGCTCCATGTCCTAAATGCCTTCATCAACAAGGTCGTCCCGCTGAAACCGGATGCGGTCTTCCTCATGACCGGCATCATGGATCTGGAAGCGATGTTCAAGGTCGACAGCTTCTGGAGCAAAGATGCCTATCTGCGCAGCATCATGGACAACGGCGACGCGCCGGGTTTCTGGGACCAGAATTTTCGCGAGGAAATGGACGAGAACAGTCGATCGACCCTCAATCGACTGCTCATCGACGCCGCGCGAGCGTTCGCGATCCCGCTCGTGTTCGTTTCGACCCCGCACCAGACTGTCTTCCAGGGAGCGTATGTACAAGGACATTATACAAGCAAGGACGCGTATTCCGTCAGGGTGCGCAATCGCCGCTCGGCGAACCGGCAGATCGAAGACCTATGCTGCCAGCTCGGTGCTCATTACATCGACATCCAGTCGTTTGCCGACGGCTTGGATGGCATGTTCTATGATGACATCCATTTGACCGGGCTCGGGGCGGGGCGGGCAGCAGAGGCATTGGTCGAGCGCGGATTCGCCCAGGCGCTCCGAGACCAGGGCGTGATCTGA
- a CDS encoding AMP-binding protein — translation MAQDRSAERPWLAAYPPGIPADIDTDSVGTVVDLFDRSVLRFAERPAITCFGASLRYREVGAAAQAVAAWLASNGYGKASRGSEAGVDGIGDRVAVMMPNVPACPVALLGVLVAGCTVVNVNPLYTPRELAAQINDSGARVLFVLENFCHTVEQALPQMPSLERIVVAGPGDGLGLKGRIVDLVSRRVKRAVPPYALPAGRTQRFEAVVRAGRGLKRPSVLIEPGDVAFLQYTGGTTGIAKAAMLTHRNIMANVEQSRVWFRGPLGGGDGERQVAVTALPLYHIFALTACFLFFFRLGGCCLLIPNPRDLDGFVKTLSRTRFTNFAGVNTLFNALNNHPKIGTVDFSQVEYVVGGGMAVQSAVAARWKAITGQTILEGYGLSETSPVVSVNPLGLAEWTGTIGYPLPSTEVTIRAEDGTVLPFGVPGELCVRGPQVMAGYWNRPEETRAAMTVDGFFRTGDVAVMTPDGQIRIVDRMKDMILVSGFNVYPNEVEDVLATHPAVLECAVVGAPCGDSGEMVVAHVVLRDPSVEPDALRAHARASLTGYKVPRRIVIQDSLPKTNVGKVLRRALREGGPAAG, via the coding sequence ATGGCGCAGGACCGGAGCGCGGAGCGTCCCTGGCTGGCCGCCTATCCCCCCGGCATTCCCGCCGACATCGACACCGATTCCGTCGGCACGGTGGTCGATCTGTTCGACCGCAGCGTGCTGCGCTTCGCCGAGCGCCCGGCGATCACCTGCTTCGGCGCGAGCCTGCGCTACCGCGAGGTCGGCGCCGCGGCGCAGGCGGTGGCGGCGTGGCTCGCTTCCAACGGCTACGGCAAGGCGAGCCGGGGAAGCGAGGCGGGCGTCGACGGCATCGGCGACCGCGTCGCGGTGATGATGCCCAACGTCCCGGCCTGTCCCGTCGCGCTCCTCGGCGTGCTGGTGGCGGGCTGCACCGTCGTCAACGTCAACCCGCTCTACACCCCGCGCGAACTCGCCGCGCAGATCAACGATTCCGGCGCCCGCGTCCTCTTCGTGCTGGAGAATTTCTGCCACACGGTCGAGCAGGCGCTGCCGCAGATGCCGAGCCTGGAGCGGATCGTCGTGGCGGGGCCCGGCGACGGGCTCGGGCTGAAGGGACGGATCGTCGATCTCGTCTCGCGGCGGGTGAAGCGGGCGGTTCCGCCCTACGCCCTGCCGGCCGGGCGGACCCAGCGGTTCGAGGCGGTGGTGCGGGCGGGCCGCGGCCTCAAGCGGCCCTCGGTCCTGATCGAGCCCGGCGACGTCGCCTTCCTGCAATATACCGGCGGCACCACCGGCATCGCCAAGGCGGCGATGCTGACCCACCGCAACATCATGGCCAATGTCGAGCAGAGCCGGGTCTGGTTCCGCGGCCCGTTGGGGGGCGGGGATGGGGAGAGGCAGGTGGCGGTGACGGCGCTGCCGCTCTACCACATCTTCGCGCTGACGGCCTGCTTCCTGTTCTTCTTCCGGCTCGGCGGCTGCTGCCTCCTGATCCCGAACCCGCGCGACCTCGACGGCTTCGTGAAGACGCTCAGCCGCACCCGCTTCACCAACTTCGCCGGGGTGAACACGCTGTTCAACGCGCTGAACAACCACCCGAAGATCGGCACGGTCGACTTCTCGCAGGTCGAGTACGTCGTCGGCGGCGGCATGGCGGTGCAATCGGCGGTGGCCGCCCGCTGGAAGGCGATCACCGGCCAGACCATCCTCGAAGGCTACGGCCTGTCGGAGACCTCGCCGGTGGTGAGCGTCAACCCGCTCGGGCTCGCCGAGTGGACCGGGACGATCGGCTATCCCTTGCCCTCGACCGAGGTGACGATCCGCGCCGAGGACGGCACGGTGCTGCCCTTCGGCGTACCGGGCGAACTCTGCGTGCGCGGGCCGCAGGTGATGGCCGGCTACTGGAACCGCCCGGAGGAGACGCGGGCGGCGATGACCGTCGACGGCTTCTTCCGCACCGGCGACGTGGCGGTGATGACGCCGGACGGGCAGATCCGCATCGTCGACCGGATGAAGGACATGATCCTCGTCTCCGGCTTCAACGTCTACCCGAACGAGGTCGAGGACGTGCTCGCCACTCATCCGGCGGTGCTCGAATGCGCCGTGGTCGGCGCGCCCTGCGGCGACAGCGGCGAGATGGTCGTCGCCCACGTGGTCCTGCGCGATCCGTCCGTGGAGCCGGACGCGCTCCGGGCCCATGCCCGCGCGAGCCTCACCGGCTACAAGGTGCCCCGCCGGATCGTGATCCAGGACAGCCTGCCGAAGACCAATGTCGGCAAGGTGCTACGCCGCGCGCTGCGGGAGGGTGGGCCGGCGGCCGGGTGA